The genomic interval GGTACATGGATTATCTTACATTTGGTTGTTTATAAggaaatgcattttttttcttccaaatttatGCAGGTAAGTATTGTGAGTGTTGTGTACTCACAGTCAGAGCTTCTTCAGAAAGAAGTGTTTTTGGTAGAGTTGGTGGATTCAATTTCCAAGTCAAACGAACCAATGTCACATCTCAAGGCCATTTACTTCCTTCGACCGACGTCAGAGAATATCCAGTATATGCGTCGTCAGCTGGCTAGTCCTAGATTTGGAGAGTATCATCTATGTAtgttatttaattgttttgctcGACTCTTTGATAAGCTATAGCACAATCCTTCCTTATGAATTCAATTTGTAACTTCTCAAAGTTAGTAGTGATTTTCTCTCATTGATTTGAAGACACTTTTTGAATCCATTCTGAAATTACAGTTTTCTCCAACATATTGAAGGACCACCATATTCACTTACTTGCTGATTCGGATGAACAGGAAGTTGTCCAGCAAGTTCAGGTAACTGCTTATGGGGTGCACACTTCTACTTTTTAAGTTTGCCGTCTATTTGGACTTAGGAACTTTGCTATAACCATTTTATGATATTTAACTGCACACTAATTTTGTGATAGTAGACGTTTTAAAAATCGTTAAACCCTGTTTCataatttttgtcatttaaGATTATGCACACACTTtaagaaaataatcaattacATTCATTTCCAAGGTAAAATAATCTCTTTTGACTACATTGTTCTTATTTTAGTAGGACTTAGGTGTACTGACTAATTAATATCGGATAGTTGAGATGCAAATAAATAAGGGTATTATAGGATTTTGTTGATTATCAATTACTATTTTGATTATCTCTGTTTCATCTGCTATGTTCTCTATTTTGTTGATTACAATTACTATTAGAACTTGATTTTGATGTTGGATATTGGTTATTAAGTATGACTTCCCCTTTAATTGtgtattttgctttttttttttttttagtattttatgtttagtttATATACCGTTTTTTTGCCTTAGCAATAGCGGTCATCCCGCTATCTGCAATCCCGCTATCCCATTTTTAAAGTTCGGTGCTCTGCGCTGTTATCTGAGACTAACAACATAGTGTATTGTAAAGTTTAATTCTGATATAGTTGTTGTCCTGATCACCCAGGAGTTCTATGCAGACTTTGTTGCTATTGATCCTTATCATTTCACTTTCCACGTACCTTCAAATTACATTTATATGCTTCCAGCTGTCGTAGACCCTTCAGCATTGCAGCGTTTCTGTGATCGGGTTGTTGAAGGTCTTGCTGCTGTTTTTTTAGCATTAAAACGGAGACCAGTAATTAGATATCAAAGAACATCTGACATTGCAAAAAGAGTAGCACAGGAAGCAGCAGTGAGTTCAagtcaacttgtttaacttgtattttgtggtttatttcaaataattgaCATTGCATTTTAGCAACTTGGCTGATGGTTTCTACAAGTTTAAGCTCTTATACCTCCATCATTTCTATCGTTCGTAATTGGATAATGTTCTTTACACATGTATCAAATCTATTGTTATTTGGCCGGCAATTTGTGCACCCCAACATGCCATGTTATATCATTAATGATTTGCTGGCATACACGGTGAAACTAATTTGCTTTATTGGGCTTGAAACAGAAACTGATGTACCAAGAGGAAAGTGGTCTTTTCGATTTTAGGCGAATGGAAGTTTCTCCGTTGTTGTTGGTGATTGACAGGAGGGATGATCCTGTAACCCCATTGCTAAATCAATGGACCTATCAGGTATCTGTGGTATTAGCACAATCTTAGTGCTTACTAACAAGCCTACAGCTGAGTGATCTGATAAATTTTGTATGCATATTGGTGGTAATGCTCATTTGTGTGTTATATTGTACAGGCTATGGTTCATGAATTGATAGGAATCCAAGACAACAAAGTAGACATCAAATCCATTGGTAAATTTCCAAAGGATCAGGAGGTTGGATACAAATCTTGCACTGGGTAATATGTCAGAAGCATATTGTAGTCTTGATTTTGAGCTCATTGAAAAGTAAATTTTTGCTAATTCTTGTTGCAGGAGGTTGTGCTGTCATCGGAACAAGATTCCTTTTTCAAAGCTAACATGTACGAGAATTTTGGAGATATTGGTATGAATATCAAGCGTCTGGTTGATGAATTTCAACAAGTGGCAAAGAGTAATCAGAACATCCAAACAGTAGGTTTGTACTTTTTATTCTCTCACATTTCAGGGTACTAAAATCCCTTCAGCTGTTGCAGTTATGAATGTAAAAACTTGTTTATACCTGGTAGCATAGTACATTGTACTAAAACTCACTGATTTCATGATTTGACTCTTGGCAGAGGACATGGCCAAGTTTGTTGACAACTACCCTGAGTACAGAAAAATGCATGGGAATGTGACAAAGCATGTAACTTTGGTAACAGAAATGAGCAAGATAGTTGAAGAGCGAAAACTTATGTTAGTTTCACAAACAGAACAGGAGTTGGCTTGCAATGGAGGGCAAGGAGCTGCTTTTGAGGTATATATTGTAGTAGTAATTATTTTAAGTTCTCCTTTGACTTTTCTCCAAATTCAGAAGTTGAGCATCAAATAAACTAAGAAACTTTCTAGTTACTAATACCAATGATAATGTTGAGATATATTATCTCAACAGTTAGTAATGCCTCTGGGGGTTTGTTTATTGCATACTGTCTAATTTCTGAAATAGTATtacattaaatatatgatttattatatatagttattatatCCCAGTAGTAAAAAAGCACTTTGGAGATAACAGGAAAATCCTTTCAAGCTGTGCAATGTTTACTGTGACTTGTTTTTCGTGTGCTCTGCACATGGTACTTGTTGTAGCATTTCTTGGGGGTGGTTCTGGGAAAATAGAAAACTAATATATAGTGATATTTTCATCTCAGTGCtgataattatttgaaaaaagtatGGTATCCTTGTAGTAATTTTGTTCTGTCttcataaacttttttttttgagaaattcaTAAGCTCTATATTGTTCACTAGAAATTAGTACTTTCATGGGTTATATGAGTTTTTGTAGTCACTCTGTTCTCACTTAGCCCTTCCCTTTTAGTGTTGGACTTCTTACTCGCATTTGAATTTCCAACAATATACGAATTAAGGACAAGGAACCACAACAAAGTATAAGAATAAACAAATTCTTGAATAATATCCACGATTAGTTTCACTTCACTAATAATCCATGTTAAACACGATAAAACTATTTGTTATGTGAAGCAGTCTTATTTTTATCCTCAGTCCTCAGATAAAAATGCAATTCAATTTATCCCTGTTAATTGTTGTTATATGGACTGGTAACAgtttaaaaatgataaagttTAAGTAAGTTTTCGTTGATAAGTAATAACTTTTGTCTCTATGCGCACTCTTTTGCAGGCAGTGACAAATCTActaaacaatgaaagcatatcAGATATTGACCGACTACGTTTGGTCATGCTATATGCTTTGCGATATGAGAAGGATAGCCCTGTTCAATTAATGCAGCTTTTCAACAAACTGGCTTCCAGATCTGCCAAATACAAACCTGGGGTAAACTAATTTAAactgttgtctttcttcttaaATTCATATATTCGTATGCATGAATGTCTGAATGTCCCTTAACAGAAGCTATCCAATTTTTATACCTTACATATATGGTAATGGTGGTGAAATTATTTTGGGTTGTGTTGTCTTGTCATATCTTtggatatattttaaaatagaaatccAGGTTCAATGAGATTGATTAACTTAAGAACAGCATTTAGATTGACGATTTTGCTGCTTTTGATATATGGCTACATGAGAAAGTTTCTGATATTGATATCTTCCCTGTGGCACAACAGCTTGTCCAGTTTCTTTTGAAGCAGGCAGGTGTTGACAAGAGAACTGGTGATCTTTATGGAAATCGAGATCTAATGAATATTGCCCGTAACATGGCACGTGGACTGAAGGTCTGTATTAAATTAtgagttaaatatgtttttattcttATAATATTGGTAAAATTTGGTTTGGtccatataaaattttattcgtTTTATGTCTTTACATTGAAGAAAAATAGCATGTTTTATATCTTTACATTGAAGAAAAGTAATATGTTTTTAGTGCCTCACCGGCCGTACCCAGGACTAAAAGcacatactttttaatttttaattttagggACTAAAAAGGTGTAAAAACTGTATAGGGACTGTAATCAACATTGTCCAATTTTACTGCGACCAAAACCATATTCAACCcttgaattattatttattatgacTACTATAACATCATATGCTTGATGATGTCAGTCTtgaatcttaaatattttgagttttgCTGCAGGGTGTTGAGAATGTTTACACCCAACACCAGCCACTTCTGTTCCAAATCATGGAAAGCATTGTCAAAGGGCGGTTGAGAGATGTGGACTACCCATTTATTGGGAATCACTTTCAACAAGGAAGGTTTGTTGCTATCAAATATAAACTCTT from Cicer arietinum cultivar CDC Frontier isolate Library 1 chromosome 5, Cicar.CDCFrontier_v2.0, whole genome shotgun sequence carries:
- the LOC101490504 gene encoding vacuolar protein sorting-associated protein 45 homolog, translating into MVLTSSARDYINRILHDISGMKVLILDSQTVSIVSVVYSQSELLQKEVFLVELVDSISKSNEPMSHLKAIYFLRPTSENIQYMRRQLASPRFGEYHLFFSNILKDHHIHLLADSDEQEVVQQVQEFYADFVAIDPYHFTFHVPSNYIYMLPAVVDPSALQRFCDRVVEGLAAVFLALKRRPVIRYQRTSDIAKRVAQEAAKLMYQEESGLFDFRRMEVSPLLLVIDRRDDPVTPLLNQWTYQAMVHELIGIQDNKVDIKSIGKFPKDQEEVVLSSEQDSFFKANMYENFGDIGMNIKRLVDEFQQVAKSNQNIQTVEDMAKFVDNYPEYRKMHGNVTKHVTLVTEMSKIVEERKLMLVSQTEQELACNGGQGAAFEAVTNLLNNESISDIDRLRLVMLYALRYEKDSPVQLMQLFNKLASRSAKYKPGLVQFLLKQAGVDKRTGDLYGNRDLMNIARNMARGLKGVENVYTQHQPLLFQIMESIVKGRLRDVDYPFIGNHFQQGRPQDVIIFIVGGTTYEESRSVALQNATNTGIRFILGGSSVLNSKRLFRDLEEAQRVSRSSTSVV